The Corythoichthys intestinalis isolate RoL2023-P3 chromosome 2, ASM3026506v1, whole genome shotgun sequence DNA segment ttaaaaacccgatctttttcccccgattccgatcctctgaaaaatgccgCGATCCGCCCGACCATGCTGGTCTTCTAGtctgtgtttttcaaatgtaggaGTTCCTTAGGAAAGATGCCTTCTGAGTCTTTGAGCTGCCAGACACCGATGACACTCGACTGGTGCTGCTGTCCGACCCGGATATTGTTGATGCGCTGTATCTGGACAAGAGGCCAGACTCCGAACCTGACGCTGATCTGGCAGAGGCGGTTGTTCTCTTTGTGTTCAAACCGCGGTCAGACTTGGCAAAGCCTACAGATGTTGATCTTGAAGAGATGGTGGATAAGTTGGAACGCTCCGATGACAGCTCGGATACCGTCGACACCTTGGTCTTGGAGGTGATTCCAGACACTGAGGACAGTTCTGTGGTGGATTTTGTTTTGGGGTCTTTTTCCGGATCGGGTAATTGTCGGATAATCACTCTGCATGGAAATAGGAGCACAGTTGTCATGATCGTTTCCATAGCTATATACTCTATTGCGTTCTGACAGGCAGCATTATGTATTGCATTGGTGGAGTTTGGTTTATCCTTGACTCACGTTTCTTCTTGTCCACACAGTGGCCCGCAAACTGACCACAGATAGAAGAAACCACCAGCCATCTGAAAGGCGGAGCCGACCCAGCCGAGGAACAGCGGGGTGCCAAGATCAAACCTAAGGTCGATTGTTGGTCAAGTTAACAgtttattttgtcattttttatgGCAGCGTTTTAAGAATTTTGACTTACTTAAGCCCATCAAAGTTTGGGTTGAAATATTCTACTGAGACATATTGTGCATATACAGCGTATCCACTCGTGGAGAGTAAACCTGCACACGTACATCAGAAATATTTTACAAATAGAATATGTCATGATACAAAATTGGGCGAGATTCTCAGTTTTAACACTTTAAAGAGGAATAAaatgtggtatgaaaaagtatctgaaccttttggaattttgtttctgcataaaatcaaatctgatctgatctttgtcaaaatcacacagatgtaaaaacagtgtccactttaactaaaaccacccaaacatttattggttttcatattttaatgaggatagcatgcaaacaatgacagaaggggggaaaaataagtaagtgaaccctctgcctaaataGGCTTTAAGAGCAACTGAAAACAATTTTCGCAAAacaatttaccgtaatttcccgaatataacgcgcactttttttccccaaaatcgacttgtaaaatcatggtgcgcattataaacgggtacatggatggagacagaaatatatatatatatatattacatatatatatatatatatatatatatatatatatatatatatatatataaaccgatttttttttattgacacggccacgttgtgttgaagaaacgtatgcggcgatccgttgccgaccattacggtacgtgacgtcaccattttgtttcggtaatacttcactctaatcggccgaatgatttcgtatgtgttaaattctgcttttttcactcttcataaagcacagaatttagtttcttgaactcatttgagtcaacgtttattgcagctccgcaactcggaccataacaatcgcaacaacacagacttcctgtgtgtgtccgtcaactatatctgtccctcgggaaactcaaacccaaataacaatagttcctattgttagtgtcgtgtcgacagcgatgagctctctctgaTTTCTgatttacgttctcactttcattttaccgtatcaatccatggaagaaacattgattcatcatgatgaaacgagcaagttatacagcagcctttaaaagaaaagtcacatctgttttgttttctcctagattcttataagttggagaacttgtcaaattatattattaccgtaaatattgttagtttatggtaatgttttgaactaccgatgtgctatgcttgtgctgtgtttcaccagtcagtaaaatgacactttctgtatcagtacacgagctctgttttcttgtattcttctatttattggtgcgaaaattagggtgcggattataaacgggtacaataattttccctagattttacaagtaaatttggggtgcgcattatacacgggtgcgtcttacattcgggaaattacggtaagtcaggtgtgtgctcaattactgatgagtggtttaaacctgccctgcccactataaaagacTGACcaagtaagaattgtcttgatgagaagcagggGTGAACGTGGACCAgagcggtcaggaacgcagttacggtataagattcagggctggaatgctgttccggtacacggtgctttgattccaaaaatatggcggcaactgtcaaaataaaaaaatgtaaaaaaaaaaaacaaaaaaaaaacaagctgccacacatgcatttcatctccaagaagaaaacaatctatcaacgtcagatttacatacagaagtgttacaacaagcataataaactgcttgtgtagcgtaatccgtttccatcgatatttattttattccacggacggcatggaggtttccccagctgctgcagttatccgagtctcaCGATGACAAGTCAGGTCTATGTGCGAATGAACGCAGCAAAGCAGAACGCCTTGGcttatttatccgttcaattggctgacatactgacatgtgatcagcagagatagttagctcagattggttcaaatgtgcatgttttctggaacagcaaaaaaaaaataataataataataataattgaattgatgcgacaaaaaaaggcaatgcaacataaaatggatcaaatctttaaaagcaacaaaagatttgaggaggcttatttatcatatttagttttatttgctctgatgggaaggttcagaacatcttagctgtcaatgtgccatttggacttatatttgttcattaaatttaggctacttattaatttccttatgatttaaaaaagtcaatgttcaaACTATATTTCATtttactctgcataatatgtcatttgtacttatttttctgaatgtatgttacttatatctttattatgcaaaaaaaaaggtaaatgtttacattaacttcatttttaatatacttcctgtgttcttaagtagttaacattgagatttggcatttagtatgtgaggaaatgggggaaaattaaaaaattagaagatggaggtttgggtttttgctgtttttttttttttttttacttttatttagcaaatcattgaaaaaaatataattttgaatgaaaatgagtttttgtatgtgttatagaaataactgtgctaaaacagttttctttgcatttcagtagtttaagaggtgaccaaaataaataaataaaaattatggctccgtggcgaccttcacgtcagggagttccggcaagaaattctagccactttcacccctgatgagAAGTAgtctgatgtgcattatggcttggtcaaaagaactTTCTGAAGACCTGCGTTAAAGGGTTGTTGATctc contains these protein-coding regions:
- the cldn10e gene encoding claudin-10; the protein is MQIRVVQIWGFLMTVLGWIFVACTMAMEGWKITSVGGMGGSSILKVAWYWSSLWRSCFTDSTAVSNCYDFPVLWSVEGHIQIVRGLLMAALSVGMLGFVLSMLGMECTFLGGKDKSKYRKIYTGGCCHIISGLLSTSGYAVYAQYVSVEYFNPNFDGLKFDLGTPLFLGWVGSAFQMAGGFFYLWSVCGPLCGQEETVIIRQLPDPEKDPKTKSTTELSSVSGITSKTKVSTVSELSSERSNLSTISSRSTSVGFAKSDRGLNTKRTTASARSASGSESGLLSRYSASTISGSDSSTSRVSSVSGSSKTQKASFLRNSYI